A segment of the Geoglobus ahangari genome:
TCTTCCTGAAGTTCTCGTCCTCAAGCTCGTTCAGGTCGATCAAAACGTGCCTCACCCCAATCTCTTCGGCAAATCTCCTCGCATCCTCGAGGTCGCGGGATGGGACTGTAGGGCTGGAGGCAGTCACGGCAAAAACTCTCTCCTTTCCAAGAACCTCAGCGGTAAGGGCAAGCAAAGTGGAGCTATCAACACCTCCGCTGAAGGCTACGGCAACACTCTCAAACTGAGATATGAAGTTCCTCAGCCTCTCAAGCTTCTCCATTGCTCCACAATTTGCAGTAGATTTTTTAAGGTTTGGTGTGAAAGGCTGAGCATGAAATCTTACGCTGATGCCGGAGTCGACATAAAGAGAGAGGAGAGGGCCGTAAAAAGCCTCATATCCGGGCTGAAGTTTGTGAGAAAGGGCTTCGGGCAGCCCATTCTGACAAACCACTATGCGAGCGTGATTGATGCTGGAGAGTTTGGAATCGCAATCACAACCGATGGCGTGGGGACAAAGATAAAGGTTGCCGAGATCATGAACAACTTCAGAACCATAGGTATAGACTGCGTGGCGATGAACGTCAACGATCTCTACGCAATAAACGCCGAGCCAGTTGCAATGGTGGACTACATAGCCACAAACAGGCCTGACGAGAAAATCATGGCCGAGATAGGAGAGGGGCTGAATAAGGGATGCGAGATGGCAAACATGACCCTCGTCGGCGGTGAGACCGCAACGCTCGACATCGTAAACGGATGGGATCTATCGGGCACGGTTATAGGCTTCGTGGACAAGGAGAGAATGATTACAGGAGAGAGGATCAAGCCGGGAGATGTTATCTTTGCAATTCCGAGCTCGGGCATCCACAGCAATGGATTGACTTTGGCAAGAAAGCTTGTGGAGGAAAGCGGCCTGAGCTACTTCGATAAATTCGAGAACCACACTATCGGGGAGGAGCTGCTCGTTCCAACCAGAATATACTCCGAGGTGCTGGAGATTGCCAGAAAGCATGACATCCACGGGATGGCCCACATCACAGGCGGAGGGCTGCTGAACCTGAAGAGGTTGAAGAAGGTCAAGTTCGTGATCGACAGCCCGCTGAAGCCCCAGAGAATATTCACATTCCTGCAGGAGCTTGGCGACATAGACGTTACGGAGATGTACAGGACGTTCAACATGGGGATGGGCTTCATGCTGATATGCGACGAGAGCACGGCCGAGGAGCTGAGGAGAGAGGTGGAGGGAGACATCGTTGGACATGTCGAGGAGGGAGAGGGAGTCTACCTGAATGAGGTGAGAGTTGACGTCTAAGCTCCTCCTGATTTTCGTTTCCGCATCTGTGGGATACGTTCTCGGCAGGACCTTCGACACCACCGGCGTTCAGGGGCTCCTCTCCACGGTCATAACCATCCTCGTTTTCACCACAATCCTACCCTCGATGATGCTGCTCAGGCTCAGGGCGACGAGGCTTGCGAGAAAGCCCCTAATTGCCTCGCTGATCATCAACTTCATCTACTCCCCACTCTATGCGCTGCTTGTCTTAAGGCTCGCGCAGAACTACGAGATGGGGAT
Coding sequences within it:
- the purM gene encoding phosphoribosylformylglycinamidine cyclo-ligase; amino-acid sequence: MKSYADAGVDIKREERAVKSLISGLKFVRKGFGQPILTNHYASVIDAGEFGIAITTDGVGTKIKVAEIMNNFRTIGIDCVAMNVNDLYAINAEPVAMVDYIATNRPDEKIMAEIGEGLNKGCEMANMTLVGGETATLDIVNGWDLSGTVIGFVDKERMITGERIKPGDVIFAIPSSGIHSNGLTLARKLVEESGLSYFDKFENHTIGEELLVPTRIYSEVLEIARKHDIHGMAHITGGGLLNLKRLKKVKFVIDSPLKPQRIFTFLQELGDIDVTEMYRTFNMGMGFMLICDESTAEELRREVEGDIVGHVEEGEGVYLNEVRVDV